The Mercurialis annua linkage group LG7, ddMerAnnu1.2, whole genome shotgun sequence genome includes the window tttctGTAGGTGCTTTTGAGATGGGTACTTCATTTTCCATGGAAGACAAAAAggattagtttgatttttttgataattaaaggTTAATCAGTGTACTAGCTGTCATAATAACTTTAGTAGTTGGatgctttatttatttatttatttattttttgaaagaagTTGGATGCTTTATTTGTATAAGGATGATTGATTTTTCAAATCATATTCCGTTGTTTATtctaatcaaatattaaattgatttatttatataaatatgaattttatattttaaatatatatttattagtttgttgtgtgttatataattataaatcgactctttgttaattttaaattttaaatatatattttattaatttattatgtgtTTTTATAACTATGAACCAACTCATTGTCAACTATAGAATAGACATTGATAGTGTCTATGTGATCATGAATCAACTCgttgtcaattttaaaatttttaaatgtacatttattaatttattatgtatatTTGTAATCATAAATAAACTCGTTgtcaactttaaattttagatattcgtttattaatttatcatgtGTTATTAGACGTTCCGGTAATTGAGTGGCTCATTCGTTAGccaaaaaaatcaactaaaaatcAACTGAAAATCAATCAGATATCAACCAATtgtcaaccaaatatcaactaaatgatttttcatttttcttcacCGACACATTtacaaattattattatcatgtTTCCCTTTCTTATTATTGACAAACGTTGATTTCGATTGTTTTAGCGagtttcttttaatttgttgaaactcttattttatagttttactaaattttaaagatcATCCAAATGTCAACAGAAAATTAACTAAATGTCAACTAAAGGTCAACCGAATGTCAaccgaaataaattaaaaatcagcCAGATATCAACCAGATttcaaccaaatatcaaccaaatgatttttttatttttcttcaacGACACATTTAAAAACTATCAttactgatggataccgaatcctattgtaaatataatggagccgagtcgcaggagatccactctcagacgataccggactccccctgaagaccgaaagatatgaaggagataccgaatctctaagattcggtaacacgctaataaagaccgaatcccatatgatccgccaagagcgcgtcaggtccgggattcgggtaaacgactaagtatggaaatattgtcctattcggacacaaacactacatatggaaagataagctctactttaggaagataagactatttaggaagacgttcctaaatatgactcttatcagattaaggtagatcccgacaaatcaggagaatatctacgatacggccgaatccctacaaagtaggattcacctgcctaatacaactctactaggtatattcgattactataaaaggagcacgaggtatgcctagaatcacaattacattcatatactcaaaacgctgctcaaagctctaaactgactttagcatcggagagttaatcggacaaccaccgtccggttagcttctaccctgttttgcaggttcactcaccggttcaaaaggcagactccatcaattggcgccgtctgtgggaaaggcttaactaaacttcaaaagaaggagcttttctgaactcaaaaacaaatctcattgaagaagatgacttctgaaagagtaaacctgaaggatcaaacgtcacagagaaaacgaaaagcaacagaactctcaactcctcctccagtaacttttgacggggaggacttcgggagaatagctgaacgaagctctggtagtggccatgatcatcgaacactggaacgttgagagaatcctgatcgatgaaggaagtgcaataaacctaataacaaaaaaggcctacgaaagcctaggaggagacctagcggaactaaaaagaaatgccacgcctgtggtaggatttgggggcttgccaattaagcccaacggaacaattACTCTCGacgtcaagctaggaaggacaaggaaaagcgaggaattacctacacggtttagcgtcgtagaaatcgacctgcCATACAACGCAATACTGGGGAGACcattcctccacgactcagcgGCCATGACAAGCATAAAGGcactaaccatgaagataccgacgaaacaaggaattatcacgatacaaggaaaccgaaccgaggcgaaaaagtgctacgagcaagcaataaaagaatcaagcgaagcaatggcaatagaagaaatccttaatcacgacatcgaagaaaaagaaacagcaccagaaggcgaaacaaagaaactccaactcgacgaggagaaaagagtaaatctcggcgcaaacatgaacccaaagatcgaaagcgaaatcacggccatgctgaaaaacaacgtcaaaaccttcgctgctaacgcatcagaaatagtcggaatagacccccaagtcattactcatgatctaaatgtagcagaagcggcgaacccagtgaagcaaaagaaaagaaagttctcggaagaaaaacagaaaataatcgctgaagaagtagaaaaactggagaaagcaggattcatacgagaagtccactaccccgaatgggtagctaacgtagttatcgtaaagaaagccaacgggAAAAAcagaatgtgtgtggattacaccgatctaaacaaagcgtgtcctaaagatagctaccctctcccagatatcgatcaactcgtggactctactactggacacgcgatgtatagcctagccgacgcagctcaaggctaccaccaaattcagatgaaggagcaagaccaggaaaaaacttcattcatcacggagggaggaacttactgctacacggcaatgcctttcggcttgaaaaatgctggagcaacataccaaagacttatgaatttcatgttcaaagacgagataggaaagcgagtccaggtgtatgtagacgacctaatcatcaagagcgagaaggaagaaacccatgcaagagatcttgaagaaacattcaacatactgaataagtttggaatgaagctgaaccccgacaaatgcacgttcggcgtacaaggcgggaaattcctgggattcatgatatctcagagaggaatagaggcgaaccccgagaagatcaaagcaattatggacatgaaggcaccaagaagcataaatgaagttcaaaaactcaacgggcgaatcacagcactcggtagattcatgtcttgctcagcaaaaagatgcttgcctttcttcaaagccctcaaaggaacgcaaaaatttgaatggaatgaagactgcgagaacgcctttgaagaaataaagaagttcctcgtcacccctccattgctaagcagaccgctgaaaggggagacactatacctatacatcagcaccacgcacgagaccatcgggacagtgctggtgagggaagaagataatgagatgaagccaatctactacattagccgagtcctgaagggcgcggagacacgataccccgagatcgaaaaaatggcactggccgtattgaccacagctaaaaagctgagatactacttccaaagtcacaacgttgtggtaagaacaaatcaaccattgcgaaaggcgatccaacgaccagaaacttccggaagattagtccactggtccatccaactcagcgaacacgacataagatacgaacctcgtccgactctgaaagcacaagctttggcggacttcgtagcagaaataactccaaccgagactggccaacccaaaccagccttggtatgggaactccacgtagacggagcgtcgaatgaaaaaggagctggagcaggagccatcctcaaaggacccgaaaaaatcagaatcgaatatggagtaaacatccaattcgccgccagcaacaatgtagctgagtatgaagccctaatcgcaggcctcggcctcgcattagaaataagaacggaaatcctaaagatctatagcgactcccagctggtggtaaatcaggtcaagggagaatatcaagccaaagaaacagggatgatcgaatacctgagtcaagtcaaaacacagctccaacagctggaggcacaaggaggacaatgggaaatcattcaaatcccgagagaggaaaacaccgaagcagacgccatcgccaaatcagcgtcagaactcggagatctattcgctaaaatgcagttaaaggaaattctcgaatcaccaagcaccagaaaagcagaagtcatggcaatcgaggaggccgactcctggatgaccccattgatcaaatatttagaccgcggcgagttaccaacagacaaagtcgaagccattcgcaccatcagaaaatccGCCAACTACTCTTTTTATAACGGAGTTCTCTACCGAACCTCTTTgactcatccatggtctaggtgcgtctcgcctcagacaggagaatccatcttaaaagaaatccacgaaggaatatgcggagcACACGAAGGAGCAGTCACCATAGCGAGAAAAGCAATACTccaaggatactactggccgaccatcaaagaagacgcgAAAACACtagtcaagaaatgtgataaatgccaaagacacgacaacatcagCCGTGTACCAGCAgtacctcaaggatcaatggaaagcccgtggccgttcgccacatgggggattgacatagttggaccgtttGAAACGGGAAAACACCAAGTGAAATTCCTAATtgtcgcaatagagcacttcacaaaatgggtagaggtagcgcctgtcgcaaccatcactgcagccaaagtagaggaattcttcaagaacgaagtaatatgccgattcggcataccccacactgtaatagcggacaacggcaaacaattcaattgcaagcggttcaaggcattttgcaaaggactaatgatcaatttgaaatttacttcggtggcgcaccctcagacaaacggaatgacagaagtcaccaaccgaaccatagcacaaggaataaaaaagagactttctcagtacaaggagaactgggcagaagaattatacagcgttctatgggcatacagaacaactcctagaaaaggaactggcgaaacacctttcaggctcgcctacggcactgaagcagtaattccagtagaaattggtatacccagtatcagagtaaactatctagaagaagaaaccaatgaggctagaacaagactatgtctagacctactagaggagAGAAAGGATGAAGCGGCagcccgagccgctacatacaaAAAGCAAGCTGCAAaataccataacaaaagaatgaattttagagaatttcaaagaggcgatctggtcttacgaaacgcggaagttggcagaggaaacgcaggagtaaagaaaatgcaagctaattgggaaggccccttcatcatagaagaagctactggcaaaggcgcatatagactaaagacaataactgggtccatggtacccagatattggaatgtagaacacctgagaaagtattatcaataaattcatggcttgtacttatttccatttttgaaataaaaggcgatttggcgaaacaaatcttataggctcgctcgagacctaatacatacaatttaacaagagtcgtttgaatcttagttaaaaaataatttagactcgtccgagtcaaataaataaaaggatccattcggacctacaaataaattacaccagcagaagtttagattaacttctcaaaataacaaacgagtttagattaactctacaactaaagaaaagcaatggtcaaaagatcattatattaacaggagcaaaattacaaaggatccgcctacgatccaatacaaaaataaggcaaaagcaaaaaatacaaaaaagaagaaaataaaaattaagcctTCTTCAGAGcatcttgcttctgcttatcaagcttcgccttcacctccttcgccaaagaagcaggatccaactgattgactccagaaagatcgacgcctggattctgctcccgcagctttgccccgatcgccaaccggtactgagtcatgacttgggaataaaagctcccagagtcacccaatcgccggcggagacgctcctcttctttcttcagatcatccctctccttagtgagagcacctgaagaagactgtagagactcgacttcctcggacaaagttcgaacccgagcctctaaagcggaaatctcccgagtcttggtagatacggaggacctcagctgttggatcagaccagtcgcctcgccagcctcctcctccatcttttgtttctcggagagccaggattcggaatctctctggagcttcttcaattgatccaccgcatcccttcggcggcgctccaaaacagcgatggactggaccacctgcgaaagaaaacaacaaataagaaaaacaaaagaaaaaagagcaaacaaatcataatataaaaaagaaagaagcataccgaaaaaccgccgagacaggcgaactcagccaaattatcgccatgttcgcgatcaatggactcaatgtcctcttttatcataatattctccatgcaagcatgaagaatggcgacATTTGAAAGACGAGGCGGATTTTGCGCGTCCGTCCAAGCagcaaaccgaggtgcctcctcaatagacaccccagaagatttcttcttcttgggacgcttggtagaagctccagcctggtcctcagcaggacgcttctggccggcggtaggcaaccccttcagagaaggacctgactccttcgaaggaagcagaggcgactcggaagtcgcagcaggaacttgaTCGCCAGAAGCAGGATCAAGATCAGGATTCACCGAATCAGGCGTCGGATTCGGCACGGCGATTGTAGAGGGATTAGGAGCGCCGCTAgtcacctcgcccatatctacagtcatatcgacatgaaaattgtcaagcaaatgttcaagagaagtcgacatcctacaaaacaaaaacataacaacaaaagattagaataataccttctaaaggaagacccgccaaaagtatttcacggcgactcaaatactgttctaaaagaacgctgtacttgggcttatcaaaacgacaatccgacagcaaagacagggcgaagtccttctccccatcatccaaatcaggtacattagtaagcgaaaccttactagaagtaaaactccgcgaaaaagaggagaaagaagagtgctgaaccaagaaaaacttaggggtccaacccttcaaagaagaaggaagactaaaaagagatcgattcggtcgaccaccagcaaaaataaattcctcaccctttcggcgggagaaaacataaaaataattaaaaagagcaagcgaaggctcctgcatccgaaccctacacgattccataaaagaacaaagaaggcgaatcgcgttcggatgcagttgacccaaaggaacacctaaattatgacagacctctacgattaaagactctaagggaaacctaagacccgctaaaagctgttcgtgaaaaattactatcttggaaGGCGAATCGGTGCTAAGATTCGCCCGATACGATTTTGCCGGCCTCAGAATAACATACGACTCGGGAAAGCTAAATTCCTCGGCATAACCGAGTATCtgctctcttgacaaggagctccgggtatattctagctcgtcacgagcacccttcgccccctcagttacttctgacattttaaaatttttaaaatgggggggaaacacggaatgatgatgaaattaaaactctaaaagatcaaaagaaaggaaaagaagaagaacaagacgaagaacaagaagaacagaaggaataaaatgaaaactgaaaaactaccaagaaattaaattagagaaaaggtaaaatacctcgcaagcaaatacgcaggatcaaaagaaagataaggagcaacttgaaaacgaggaatcttgacagcagaagaagaaaacccacagaaagcttgaagaaatcgaaGGTTTAAGCAGTTGCAGAGAAAGCAAAGgttaaagaagaaagaaaattgaagaaaatgaacaattatatagcctaaaccaaagaaactgaaaagacgagatcccataattacaaataaggaccaactaatagcgcacgaagacacttgtccttcatccagtcataaccctctactgatggacaacacgtggcaacgcagaatcttactaaagatgaaacgtcgcccacaaacatatgaaacgactcgcccggaatataaaacgactcgcccgtataaaagaactcagctccaaaagagctaaaatccactaaggcataaatgccaaactacttcagctcacttgcggggggggctaatgatggataccgaatcctattgtaaatataatggagccgagtcgcaggagatccactctcagacgataccggactccccctgaagaccgaaagatatgaaggagataccgaatctctaagattcggtaacacgctaataaagaccgaatcccatatgatccgccaagagcgcgtcaggtccgggattcgggtaaacgactaagtatggaaatattgtcctattcggacacaaacactacatatggaaagataagctctactttaggaagataagactatttaggaagacgttcctaaataggactcttatcagattaaggtagatcccgacaaatcaggagaatatctacgatacggccgaatccctacaaagtaggattcacctgcctaatacaactctactaggtatattcgattactataaaaggagcacgaggtatgcctagaatcacaattacattcatatactcaaaacgctgctcaaagctctaaactgactttagcatcggagagttaatcggacaaccaccgtccggttagcttctaccctgttttgcaggttcactcaccggttcagaaggcagactccatcaattaccATGTTTTCCCTCTTTAATATTGACAAATGTTGATTTCAATTGTTTTAGCAAGTTTGCTTTAATTTCCTGAAACTCTTATTctataattttactaaattttaaagatcATCAAAATGTCATTTAAAGGTCAGCCGAATGTCAACCGAAATAAAGTGAAAATCAACCAGATATCAACCAAATGTCAACCAAATATCGACCAAATGATATTTGAGTTTTAGATTGAGTTTTTTCTATTAGTTTACCAATGTTTTTAAGTAATCATAAATCGACTCATGTCaaccttatattttaaatgtacatttattatattatcatgTGTTTATGTAATCTTAAATCAACTTGTAGtcaactttatatatatatatatatatatatatatatattaatttatcatgTGTTTAAGtaaccataaatcaatttattatcaactttaaattttaaataaacattttgttaTTTTAGCATGTGTTTATGTAATCATGAATCAACTCGTTatcaactttatattttaaatatatatttattaatttatcaattttttaagtAACTGTAAATCAACTCATTGtcaacttaaaaaatttaatttacattaattAGTTTATCGTGTAATCATGAATCAACTAGTTgtcaactttatattttaactatacATTTATTAGTTTATCATGTGTTTAAGTAATTATAAATCAACTCATTGTAaactttagattttaaatttatttttattagtttattgtgtaatcaactttttattttaaatatacatatattagtTTATCGTGTAATCAACTcgttgttaattttaaattttaaatatacatttattattttatcaagtgtttatataattatgaatcgacttaaaatttaaattttaaatgtaaatttacTAGTTTATCATGTGTTTTTGTAACGATTAATCGACTCATCGTCAACTGTAGAATATTATACATAAATAGTGTTCATGCAACCATGAATCAACTCATTgtcaactttaaattttaaatatacatttacTAGTTTATAATGTGTCTTTGTAATCAtgaatcaacatattatcaattttatattttaaatatatatttattaatttataatttttcttctcatcGGAGTTATTTCAAAAAGACTTGCCGTGGTAAGGAAGAAGGGGAGCGTTTTTGTAAACATGAATCAACTCATTgtcaactttatattttataagtttTCTATAACCATAAATTCACTTattgtcaattttatattttaaataaaaaattattagtttattatgtgtttttataaccataagtcaatttttttatcaaatttatattttaaatatatatttattagtttatcatGTTTTTGTCTAAACATGAAAAACTTATATCAGTTTtacgttttaaaacatatattaatttatcatgTGTTTTTATAGTCATGAATTGTCTCATTGTTAActctataatatatttattagttttatttgtgtttatataacCCCAAATCAATCCATTGTCAACTCGATATAAATTGTTTCATAAATTAATCAAACTTAAAATAAcccaaaaatagattaaaaacaaaacaatagaTCAAACATAAACACAAGCAGTTATAATCACAACACCACGAATTATTAATGATTACAAAAATCTACAAAAACACATAAGAATAACAATAATTAcatacataaataaataaatgaaaatcaaaataaaaaacagacCTACATAGTCTCCCTTAAAGAGGTAATTAGTATCAGGTGCATTCCCACCTATCCTAAAAAGCTTAATGAGATCATAGAACTGTCCATGAATATCGCCGCAAACAGTCA containing:
- the LOC126657343 gene encoding uncharacterized protein LOC126657343 yields the protein MENIMIKEDIESIDREHGDNLAEFACLGGFSVVQSIAVLERRRRDAVDQLKKLQRDSESWLSEKQKMEEEAGEATGLIQQLRSSVSTKTREISALEARVRTLSEEVESLQSSSGALTKERDDLKKEEERLRRRLGDSGSFYSQVMTQYRLAIGAKLREQNPGVDLSGVNQLDPASLAKEVKAKLDKQKQDALKKA